The nucleotide sequence ttcttatgctaacggttgaaaagtgctcccattcttgaaacactggtgaaaggatggtgaaataatgctgaaaacaattgtatcttcaaaggctctggtgcaaggtaccggaaataccaagttacctgggcctcagtaaaGTTTTCtgtgcgaaaagcatcacaggcttaaccatgcagagaccaaccactATTATgctgaaaaacgctatggaaaccgcaaaaaattaccaacatactggtgattacaaaagtgtcaggatgaaatctgaaacacgacccacacttttcccatctcacgcaaatatgcacttaccaactctagaggtaaacaagtAAAACACAgtcctgacagaagccccgcagttattcccacacagaaatctaaattaggaggaaggatacttatgctaatgcgtaaaacctgctcaggttctgaaaacaatggtgaaatgacactggaataatacttaaaagaacactttccttatagtctctagtaccaactattggaaatgccaattaaactgggcctcagcatactttcgtctgtgaaaaagctcctatgcttaaggattcagagaccaacctgatgacaattatggtgaaaagtgctacagaaaaataccaaatagttctccacctagcggttatttcaaacgttctgccacacacctcttggaaagatcgagttactttggcctagccttcgattggtctagagaaggaatccccattcctagctgatgaatgaaatgattctgaaaagaacagttaaaagtgcggatcctgtttcagtcttttagactgaaacaggattcgcactattcacctctcacaaaaaggtgcacttctcatgtctggcgctagtccaacaaacccagaactgacagaggccctgcacttgccaccccaaaaagaaaaattctcatctccaaagaagatttcCTATGCTAACGCTTGAAAAGTGCTCCtgttgttgaaacagtggtgaaaggatggtgaaataatactgaaaacaatcgtatcttcaaaggctctggtgcaaggtttgaaaaataccaagttacctgggcctcagtagagttttctctgtgaaaaacaaCGTAGGCTTAggtatgcagagaccaactttatcACTATTActgtgaaaaacgctatggaaatggcaaataattaccaacatactgcttatttcaaaagtgtcagaatgaaatctgaagcaagatcgacccttttcccatttcaggcaaatatgcacttaccaactctggaggtaaacaaaccaaaaacagggCTAAcggaagcctcgcacttacaccccacacagaaatctcaactacgaggaaggattcttacgacAATTGGctaaacctgctctggttctgaaaataatggtgaaaccacagtgcaataatacttaaaagaacactttctttatagtctctagtaccaactattggaaatgccaagtttactgggcctcagcatacttctgtctgtgaaaactacgttattcttaaggatgaagagaacaatcttatgaaaattatggtaaAAAGTGCTACGAagaaacaccaaatagttctcaacctagcggttatttcaaaagttttgccacacacctcttgtaaagatcgagttactttggcctagccttcgattggtctggagaaggcatcgtcattcctaactgatgaatcaaatgattctgagaagAACAGTTACaagttctgaaacaggatccgcactattcacctctcacacaaaggtgcacttttcatgtctggcgctagtccaacaaacccaggactgacagaggccctacacttgccacccagaaaaatctctcatctccaaagaaggattcttatgctaacacTTGAAAAGtactcctgttcttgaaacagtggtgaaaggatggtcaaataatactgaaaacaatcgtatcttcaaaggctctggtgccaggtatgggaaataccaacttacctgggccccagtagagttttctctgcgaaaagcatcataggcttaaggatgcagagaccaaccttatcactattacggttaaaaatgctatggaaatggcacataattaccaacatactggttatttgaaaagtgtcaggatgaaatcagaagcacgatccacactgttcccatcatatgcaaatatgcacttaccaactttggaggtaaacaaatcaaacacagggctcacagaggCTGGGCACTTACAcgccacacagaaatctcaactaccaggcaggattcttatgctaatgggagaaacctgctctggttctgaaagtaatagtgaaaccacagtggaataatacttaaaagaacactttttttatagtctctattaccagctattggaaatgccaagtttactgggccttagcatacttttgtccttgaaaactatcgtatgcttaaggatgcagagaccaaccttatgacaattatggtgagaagtgctaccaaaaaataccaaatagttctcaacctagcggttatttcaaaagttttgccacacacctcttggaaagatggagttactttggcctagccttcgattggtctggagaaggaatggccattcctagctgatgaatcaaatgattctgagaagaacagtgaaaagtgtggatcctgtttcagtctttagactggtgTCTCCTtaactagtttcagcccccaatactatttccacctgggtcctattagTGTCCCgcagaactaggctttcacagagcacactttgggaaacacagctcaaatgtGCGAGCAGcaaaccttacacctgaattagggtctgcacagaactctcagttttctctgctaatataactgaggtacaaatTCACTTTTACAAGAGGATCTGAGGTGTCAAATACATTTCCCTGCAAGCAAGCAAGTTCGCtgagcatatgaatcagccatgcaaaagggtagatgtggctggttccctggggaacttcaggctggctgggccactgagagagccgggcaaggggagggagtgccactcgagccctgtgctctcctgggaactccgACCAGGCCCACCActgtcacagggcctcatggggaatcaggatgcaagtccttcttccactgtggtttcactattattTTCACAACCAGAGCAGATTTCatccattagcaaaagaatccttcctcctagttgagatttctgtgtggggtgtaagtgcggggcttctgtcagccctgtgtttgatttgtttacctccagagttggtaagtgcatatttgcgagtgatgggaacagtgtggattgtgcttctgacttcaacctgacactttaaactgaaagaggatccacactattcacctctcacacaaaggcgcacttctcctgtctggcgctagtccaacaaacccaggactgacagaggccctgcacttgccaccccagaaaaatatctcatctctaaagaaggattcttatcctaacggttgaatagtgctcccgttcttgaaacagtggtgaaaggatagtgaaataatactgaaaacaatcgtatcttcaaaggctctggtgccagctctgggaaataccaagttacctgggcctcagtagagttttctctgcgaaaggcatcataggcttaaggatgcagagaccaaccttatcactattacggtgaaaaaggCTATGGAAACGgaacataattaccaacatagtggttatttcaaaagtgtcaggatgaaatctgaagcacgatccacacttttcccatctcacacaaatatgcacttaccaactctggaggtaaacaaatcaaacacagggctgacagaagccccgcacttacaccccacacagaaatctcaactaggaggaaggattcttatgctaatgcatgaaacctgctctggttctgaaaataatggtgaaaccacaatggagtaatacttaaaagaacactttctttatagtctctagtagcaactattggaaatgccaagtttactaggcctcagcatacttttgtctgtgaaaactatcgtatgcttaaggatgcagagaccaaccttatgacaattatggtgaaaagtggtatggaaaaataccaaatagttctcaacctagcagttatttcaaaagttgtgccgcatacctcttggaaagatggagttactttggcctagccttcgattggtctggagaaggaatcgccattcctagctgatgaatcaaatgattctgaaaggaacgatgaaaagtttggatcctttttcagtctttttttttttttttttttttggtattcctGGACCACCTAGAATCACGATGAAGAtggacttgcatcctgattccccatgaggccctgtgacagCGGTGGGCCTGGTCGGcgttcccaggagagcacagggctcgagtggcactccctccccttgcctggctctctcagtggcccagccagcctgaagttccccagggaaccagccgcATCTACCCTTTTGCATGGCTGATCCATATGCTCGGCGAATCTCGCTGGCTCGcaggcaaatgtatttgaccCCTCGGATCCTCTTGTGAAGTCAacttgtacctcagttatattagcagagaaaactgagagctctgtgcagaccctaattcaggtgtaaggtttgCTGCTCGCAcgtttgagctgtgtttcccaaagtgtgctctgtgaaagcctagttctgtgggagattaataggacccaggtggaaatagtattgggggctgaaactagttcaggagacaccaggtgaggtgaatgtgaattgttgcttggctgcaggacttctcagtgcctttatgcTGCTGTGCATTGGGAATCTCCAAGGCAGGAAGGGTGATGAACTGCAGTTTCTCCAAACTGACCTTATCCTAAAGCCATTCCTCAGTGGGAGGTCTGGGGGCATTACTACTTGCTGAACACAGTTAGGGAAATGCTGGTCTAGAATTGTAGAAACCACAGTGCTCTCAGGTCTTTGCACATGGGGCCGTACCATGTAATGTCAAGAGGCTTTGGGGAGTCGGGGAGGTAAGGCCCAAGGTCTCCCCTGCAGTTGTGGGGCtctgctcaccctcctgggcagtgTATTCACTGTCGATGATCCTGGCCAAACCGAAGTCAGCAATTTTGCAACACAAGGTCTCAGACACCAGGATGTTGGCCGCCCATAGGTAGCGGTGGATAGAATTCATGTGCTTGATGTACGCCATCCCTTCGGTGATCTGGGCTGACATGTCGATCAGTCTCGGGAGGGACAGTCTGCCACCGTCGTCTGTCTTCAGGAAATCCAACAGGCACCCTCTGGCCACATACTCGGTGACAATATAGATGGGCTCCTTGGGGACCATGGTGTAGAGCCAGACCAGCCTCTCGTGCTACAGAGTCTTCATCAGGTTCGCCTCACCCAGGAAGGCTTCCGGAGACATCCTTCCCTCATTCAAGGTCTTGATGGCCACCTTCATATTGTTTCTGTAGTGGCCCATCCAGACTTCGCCAAACTGCCCTGATCCGAgtttcctgaccagcctgagagactGCCGGGGGATCTCCCACTTGTCTTGGGCCCAGGGGTTATGAGGAGCAAGGCTGATGCAGGGCACGGTCAGCCTCTGGCACAAACCATCCCCTTTCTTGCAGTAGTgctgcaccagggcctggagcGAGGGGAAGGTGACCCGGAGGGAGATGTAgcagcccccttcctccagggagcgGATCTTATAGTGCTTGACTATTTCCCCCTGGGCGGTGACATCCTTCACAGACAGGGAGAAGGCACCTTTGCTGGTTTCACTCTCTCTGATGAGAAAGGAGCCGGCCTCTcacacaaaggtgcacttctcatgtctggcgctagtccaacaaacccaggattgacagaggccctgcacttcccacccagaaaaatatctcatctccaaagaaggattcttatgctaacgcttgaaaagtgctcctgttcttgaaacagtggtgaaaggatggtgaaataatactgaaaacaatcctattttccaaggctccggtgccagctctgggaaataccaagttacctgggactcagtagagttttctctgcgaaaggcatcataggcttcaggatgcagagaccaaccttatcactattacagtgaaaaacgctatggaaatggcacataattaccaacatagtggttatttcaaaagtgtcaggttgaaatctgaagcccgatccacactgttcccatctcacgcaaatatgcacttaccaactctggagttaaaaaaatcaaacgcAGGTCTGACAGAACCCCCCACTTAaccctacccagaaatctcaactaccaggcaggattcttatgctaatgcgagaaccctgctcgggttgtgaaaacaatggtgaaaccacagtggaataatacttaaaagaacactttctttatagtctctagtaccaactattggaaatgccatgtttactgggcctcagcatacttttgtctgtgaaaactatcgtacgcttaaggatgcagagtccaacctgatgacaattatggtgaaaagtgctacgaaaaaataccaaatagttctcaacctagcggctATTTCAAAAGCTGTGcctcacacctcttggaaacatcgagttactttggcctagccttcgagtggtctggagaaggaatcgccattcctagctgatgaatcaaatgattctgaaaagtacggtgaaaagtgcggatcctgtttcagttttgaaataaccagtatgttggtaattatttgccatttccatagcgctttgcaccgtaatagtgataaggttggtttctgcatccttaagcctatgatgcttttggcacagaaaactctactgaggcccaggtaacttggtatttcccatacctggcaccagagcctttgaagataccattgttttcagtattatttcaccatcctttcaccactgtttcaagaacgggagcacttttcaaccgttagtggaagaatccttctttggagatgagacatttttctggggtggcaagtgcagggcctctgtcagtcctgggtttgttggactagtgccagacatgagaagtgcgcctttgtgtgagaggtgaatagtgcggatcctgtttcagtcaccACTCGCCCCCGGGAGCCCTCCTGCACCACCCCTTCCCTGTGCCCGCTGCACAGGCCGCCCTCCAGGGCCCCCAGCCGGGCCTCTTGCTGGGACCCTTGGCCCCGGGGGTCCCCGGCGCTTACCCTACTGCCGCCCTGGGTAGCCGCACGTCCGCGCTGCTGCACCCGCATCCCCTTTGCTACCTGCTGCAGGAAATCAGAAGGGGCAGACCTGGCGATGCCCGGAGCCCCGCCCTCGCTGCAGCACTTGCTGGGCTCCCAGCCTTGGAAGGAGGGCAAGGGTCTGGCTTCACGACCGGGAGGAAGATGCACCTCCTTCAGCATGGAGAGTATCATGCAAGGGGTCAGGGGAGGGCGTACAGGGACCCGTGGGGCTACTGCCACCTGCTGCATCGTCCGTCATGCCTGTTGCATCCCCAGGCCACTGCCCCCTTGCTGCACGTGTCCGCTGCCGCCGCTCGAACGCTTTGgctacagcagcagcagcaggactgTGCCAGCAGCTGCGCTCCCAGCAAGGGAGGGCTACTGGGTCGGCACTTGTCTGCCACTGCGGCGCTGCTGAAGTACCAGATGGCGGCAGAGGGCTCTAGGCTGACATCTCTGGCCGCCCCTTCGGGCGGGGAGGGAACCTCGCCAGCCTTTTGAGTAGCACCCACAGCCAGTTACGGGGCCGACTCCACAGGGTGCACCTGGAGCCTGGTGGGAGGGCGGAGCGACCGCCGTTGCGCACTGCATCTTGCATACCAGGACTGGGCTTGTGCATCAGAATCCCACTGCGGAGCAACCACTAATTTTTGTTCACTGCAAAGTAGTTACAAAGGAACAGCTGCATCCCGTTCCTTTTAAGACAACCTAAACGCAAACTTCGGAGGGCGTCTAGTCACCTTGTCTTTGCTTGCCTTCAGTTGTGGCCTCCATGGCTTTTCCTATTTGCACGTTTCCAGAGTAACTATGAACGTGAGTGGGGTATTTTTTTCtggtctaaaaagaaaaataaagaaaacagtctCCAATGCAAAACATGTTCCCCCTTCTTCCACCCTCAGGAACTGCAAGTATTACTCAAAAGTCCAGTGCAAAATGCCTCTGTGTCTTCCTGATAGCTATATGTAATATAAGtagaattttaatttcagaatatttatatttcttatctcTGTCTAACGTGCCATTTTAAATGGAGAGGTGTTAAAATTAAGCCTAGCTATATAGACGAAATAAAATGCTAAGTCACTGCACTACATCGTTTATTTTCTATTATGCTTTATAAATGgaacttcttttaaaactaattttcttttctccctattaaacaatttatttttacaattcgTATTTGTTATAGATATCAGAAACATTCCATTTTTAACATggcttttataaattataaatatttggggTTGAAAAAGTTCTGGCCTTTAAAATAGGAGATTTAGTATTTATGtctagaagaaaaagaatcagagaaaatgtaaatatattccctatttattttccatctttctaaAGACGTTGattccccctcccccaataaGAAGGAGGACCATTCCAGATCAATTTGGAATGAAGTGGCCAACATattcagggaaaataaaaggcaatatatattttttaaagcactagaattttcaaaacttttttttcttaaaaaatttctaaaagcaCTTTGCAACCAGGAAGGGCTTCAGGTGACcgagttgggggaggggggaacaaGGCGAGAACGGCCATCACTAATACTCCCCCTGAGGAAAACAAATATGTAGAGACCGGGCCATTTTCCCCGGTTCTGAGCAGGGTTCACGTCTCAAAAGAATTGCAGTCTGCGCCGCTTTGAGGGAAGCCACGCTGTAAATGTGGGAATGTTCCCCAGATTTAGTCCCACTCCCAGCTATGCCCGTCTCATTTCGGGAGGTAGgatttttacagtattttaatGGGGCGGTGTTTTACTCCAGCTTCTCTTCTCCAAGCCATCACTTGGAACTTCTTTGGCACGCCCTACCTGAGATCCCCTATCAGAGATCTCCTTGGGCTCCTGCAGTTCCAAGGATGTTCTGGAAAGTTCCCAAGCCCCACCCTTGGTAGCTGCCGGGTCTCGAGCTCCCAATTCTTCTCTTTCCACTGCAGCCTTCGCCCGCATAGCACCAGCGGGGTCCTAAATAGACCACTTTTAGCAAATTTGGCAGGTCTGGGGTGCAGTCGGACAGTTTGGAAACAAATTAAGAATAGAGCGGTCCTATTTAATGCCAGGTTCTCGCCTATTCATGTTTCAACGCCCTTTGCCCCTAGCGTGAAAACGTCTCCAGGCCTACCTTCGTTCAGTTACTCAGTCAACAAACGTTCTGAGAGCGCCGGCAGTAGCCGGCCACTGAGCACAGAACGGATTTCTCAAGGCTCTCTTGAAGCTCTTcgaattttcttccttcccttgccCGAGGCCAGACCAGCACAGCCCCGAATATGGGCAACTGAGGGTCAGAGCCCGATCCAGGCCGGCCCCAAGCTCCTAAATTTTATCTAATGAAACCATGTCGAgtggtgaattaaaaaaaaaaaaaacatcgaTTCAGTGGTGGAGTAAATTAGATGTTGTTCTCCAATCGAACATGGCTCTTCGAGTCCACTTGGCCGGAAGCACCACAACCGCGCGGAGAGGTCGGGCCTTCGGGTGGGACCCGCTTGGGGGGACCTGCTCGGGGGCACCTCCGCGCAACTCGCCCACAGGACGGTCTCCCGGTGCTGCGATCACCAAACCCGCCACCGACGCCGAGCGCTGGCCCGGCTGGCGCGGCCCAGGCGTTGTTCAGAGAGCGCGTCCTTGGAGCGCGTCACGCTCGTTGCGGTGCCCGGGCCCGGCCGCCCTCTGGACCCCGCAGAGCAGGGGACCGCAGCTCCGGATTCCGGGCCGGGTCCGTGGTTCTGCGTGGGGGAGTCCCGAGGGGCCCCCGGGTCCCGGGCTTCTGTCAACCTTGCGGCTGGGGTTAAAAACCATGTCACAGCCGAGTCGCTCGAAGGATCAAGGGGCTCGTCGTCTTTAGAATGGGCTGACTGGATGAACCCAGAGCTTCCGGGGCGCCGAGCCACAGGCTGGGGCGGGGTGCGAGGGGCTGCAAGGCGCAGAGAGGCTGGGGCGCGGGCAGAAGGGAATGGCGGTAGGTGACTGTCCCCTCGGTCTTGCCGGCGAATAACCCAAATAATAGTACCAATAGCAGTTAAGATGTTCCCCTGTTCCCTCTCTGCCAGGCACCGGATCCCCCTTTAACATGCCCAGCACTCACGGAAGAACACACCAGagccttcattttacagacaagaaattTGCAACTGGGAGAAATTAAGAAGTTCGCCTGAGGACCCTCAGGCACTATCACCTGACCCAGTCTGGTTTTTGAACCACTAACCCCATGCCCTCCTGCGACCTTTTCCTGCGTGGGCCTCTCGTGTGACGCCGAGGGCGAGGCCTGACAAGGGCCAGGGCCCTGGATTCTTCCTCTGGACTTCTGTCCCACGGCCCCCTCCGCCAGGAAGCGCATTTCTCTCCCAGAGCCCCGGACGCGCTGGATGCTCCGAGGGACACGCGCGCTGTCAGGTCTCCAGCCCCGCACCCGGGGCTCTGGCTTCCTTAGGAGGCGCTCGGCAGAGCGGTGGGAGGAAGGTCACTGCCGGTCCCAACCCGGCCACATGCCGGTCCACGCCTAACTAGAATACTCCACTTAACAGAAGATAGCCAGTGAGGAGTCAGAGGAGAGCCCTGTGCGTTCTTCCTCCCCGGCCTGATTTTCATTCTCTGTCCCCTCGTGGTCCCCAAGAACCCAGGAACCCCTTGTCGCAGGTGCCCAGGGTACTGCGAAGTCCTCTCCCGggcccccgccgccgcctcccggcCGCCCTCCTTGGGTGGTGGAAGTGGACAGCCCCTTGCCCTGCGCTGCCCCGCGAAGCTAGAATTCCTCTCCTGAGTCTTGATTTCACTCTCCAGTTCGCCCCCACTTTGGATGCCGCCAGCGTGAAACGTGCCCGCCCTGGGAGCTgggtggcccaggcctgggggcggagaggggaagggggacgCAGAGCTCAGGAAAGGACTGGCCCTCAGTTCACCCTGGAGTCAGAAGGCCCGGGTCTACGCCAGTGGCGGTGGAGGTGGTGGCCCCTGCAGAGAAGAGCCCAGGTGCCCATAGGTGGCCAGCACGTCCCACGCAGGCGGCTTCTGGCAGTAACATTCCACGTTCCCTGATACCGTGTGCTCTGAGTATTCGAAATGTCTCACACCTGCTAATACATTGGAATGGAGCGTATGATTCGGGAACCTCTCATTTCCAGACCGCTTGAATCCTGCGTCCCTGCGCCTTTCATTTTGACTTGGCTTCAGTAACAGACGGTAGAAAATCTAGAGAAACAGCAGAAACTAcgagaaaaataatagaataaaacgGCGGTAAGAACTAACAAGGCGTGGCAGTGAAACTTAGCAAATAGTGTCTTCCAAGATTTTGCACCCGTCTGCCAAGATTTTGCACCCGTCCTTCACTATATTTTATTGGAAGTGCGGGGGACTTTTAGCTCTCATCCCCAGCACGCAGGAAAAATGTTCAGAGATTTCTTTCCACATTAACATCTGATTACAGTCTAAATAGTAACATTAGTCTAATTGCTAATGTCACCTTCCTGcaatttgtacaaaaatattttggtcTTTATAGCTGTTTTTTTTCATATCATCACTGAAATTATTTACATGGATTTtaagcattcatttattccatataCATCACTAGCTGCAAAGAACTACATAGGTGACAGCTAACAGTATCAAAATTTGCTcccctaaaataaaaatgaagagtaggggaaaaaaaaggatttgaggaTCCAGTATAAAATTCAGTTCAACATTAGttttctggctgggcatggtggctcatgcctgtaatcctagcactctgggaggtggaggtgagaggatcgctcgaggtcaggagttcgaccagcctgagcaagagtgagaccccgtctctactaaaaagagaaagaaattatatggacaactaaaaatatatatagaaaaatgagcctggcacggtggcgcatgcctgtagtcccagctactcgggaggctgaggcaggaggattgcttaagcccaggagtttgaggttgctgtgagctaggctgacgccagggcactctatcCAGGAggaaagagcgagactctgtttccccccccaaaaaaacaaaaaacaaacaaacattagTTTTCTGTTACTCAGCTACCTTAACATAGTCAAGGTTTACCTGGgtataaacttcattttttaatttattcctagGATGCAAGAATATGTTTATTGAAATCAGTAATCAAGAATATTTTGGGACAGTTACGACATAGTGAAGCAGTTTCTATTACCAAATCCAGGCAAAGAGAACAATGAGATTAAATGAAACATAAgcaatttccttttccttagaTATTATGATTTTGCTATGTATAGAATGTCTATATTTAAAGCCATATTTATGactaataattcttaaaattaacTGTTATGGTGCTATCCAAGGTACctattgtataatatatattatgctGTATTTCAAAcagtgtttatattttctttaatttttaaaacgttttaaaaaagggaaacttccaaacatacacaaaaatagagaGATTAGTGTAATTAACCTCTACCTACCCCTCAGTGTGGGCCAACCTTTTTTCATCTTTGTCCTCCCCATTGGATTATTTTGTACCAAATCCCAGATAGCCTATCATTTCATCCATaagtatttttcaatatttctctaAAAGGCAAGAATTCCATCAATGTAACCACAATACAATTATCACACCTAAATAATCCAATAATCACATCAATTTATGCAGGCAATATTTATATATCCTCAATTGTCTCAAAACGTTTTGTTGAGTTGGTTGGTTGGAATTAGAATGCAAATAAGAGTCAGGCATTGCATTTGGTTGATGTGGTCTCTTGTGTCTCTTTAGCGTTTCCTCaagcctctttttttctttgtatttttgttgaagaaactggacTGTTTGTCCTGAAGAATTTGACATTTGTAGCTACAGGCAATATTTTTATGGCAAGATATTCCCAGggataaaattatttatgcagACTTTTGAATAGTGACAAAGGAAAATCTTGTTTGTAGAGGGGAAGGGAGTAGTCAATCCTTGAAGACTCAACtattgagaaaacaaatttttatcagAGCAAGCATGGATCTGGGAAAACTTATGTGAAATTTTCCTAAATGTAAATGCaacattttcttacagttttaaaaaacagattgttgttttccatatatttatagaaatataaaattatcaatcaaatatttcaccaaaaaatttaaatctaatttattttttttgagaatacATCTCTTTATACCTTTAAAATTTGGGGGGAAGATCCAAAGACa is from Lemur catta isolate mLemCat1 chromosome 10, mLemCat1.pri, whole genome shotgun sequence and encodes:
- the LOC123645695 gene encoding LOW QUALITY PROTEIN: tyrosine-protein kinase Blk-like (The sequence of the model RefSeq protein was modified relative to this genomic sequence to represent the inferred CDS: substituted 1 base at 1 genomic stop codon), translated to MQQVAVAPRVPVRPPLTPCMILSMLKEVHLPPGREARPLPSFQGWEPSKCCSEGGAPGIARSAPSDFLQQVAKGMRVQQRGRAATQGGSRVSAGDPRGQGSQQEARLGALEGGLCSGHREGVVQEGSRGRVAGSFLIRESETSKGAFSLSVKDVTAQGEIVKHYKIRSLEEGGCYISLRVTFPSLQALVQHYCKKGDGLCQRLTVPCISLAPHNPWAQDKWEIPRQSLRLVRKLGSGQFGEVWMGHYRNNMKVAIKTLNEGRMSPEAFLGEANLMKTLXHERLVWLYTMVPKEPIYIVTEYVARGCLLDFLKTDDGGRLSLPRLIDMSAQITEGMAYIKHMNSIHRYLWAANILVSETLCCKIADFGLARIIDSEYTAQEGEQSPTTAGETLGLTSPTPQSLLTLHGTAPCAKT